A stretch of the Argentina anserina chromosome 6, drPotAnse1.1, whole genome shotgun sequence genome encodes the following:
- the LOC126800505 gene encoding 1-phosphatidylinositol-3-phosphate 5-kinase FAB1B isoform X1: MAAPHKFFPQFISFLKSWIPWRSEPANVSRDFWMPDDSCRVCYECDAQFTVFNRKHHCRLCGRVFCAKCTGNSIPAPRIDREERERIRVCNFCYKQHEQRVAATHENGIQIALLDLSISPSETSFTSFKSCGTGNSSSFTLNSVPYSTGPYQRLQKSSGLSPCQSSLMEPSTEKHNKYASWRTNDFVADDSSPNHYAISTTRSDDEDVDYGTYHSDSKNYSQVNDYYDHVEFYDMSNPDESHKVDIDSQNINAKHLSSSPLLHSFDSQGLDEIPSLEKKEDEHDIGDECASSLCSAGDVAIESVDFEKNVLLWLPPEPEDEEDERETVLLDDDDYDDGDAAGEWGTFRTSSSFGSGESRNRDRSGEEHKKVMKNVVDGHFRALVAQLLQVENLLPVGKECENESWLEIITYLSWEAATLLKPDMSKGGGMDPGGYVKVKCIASGRPSDSMVVKGVVCKKNVAHRRMASKMEKPRFMILGGALEYQRVSNLLSSFDTLVQQEMDHLKMAVAKIEAHHPDVLLVEKSVSRYAQEYLLAKDISLVLNIKRPLLERIARCTGAQIVPSIDHLSTQKLGYCDTFHVERFLEDLGSAGQGGNKLVKTLMYLEGCPKPLGCTILLRGANMDELKKVKHVVQYGVFAAYHLALETSFLADEGASLPELPFQSPITVALPDKPSSIERSISTVPGFIVGANGKSLGAQHQSEPLRANSVPISDFESAIRSRPPCLLTGRSSLPVRLTSSSTNSTGLHSTPPGNGVTFHISDDQNETSATKSGSDMSNHLTANNMGSSEAMGQGILSAIHNDQLGSSDNQMLHQDGQTNASDAGTLNEEFPPSPADHQSILVSLSSRCVWKGTVCERSHLFRIKYYGSFDKPLGRFLRDHLFDQTYQCHSCEMPSEAHVHCYTHQQGTLTISVKKLGENFLPGEKEGKIWMWHRCLRCPRIGGFPPATRRIVMSDAAWGLSFGKFLELSFSNHAAASRVASCGHSLHRDCLRFYGFGKMVACFRYASIYVHSVYLPPSKLDFISMKQEWIQKETNEVVDRAELLFSEVLNALRQIAEKRSGSGSVSGGIISAESRHQIVELEGMLQKEKVEFEELLEKTLKREHKKGQLNIDILDINRLRRQLFFQSYMWDHRLVYAASVNENSFQDSLDNNSFHESLSSSVPDEQKPMATNEKLAVTDIDIKPGKGYNSCDSFLVDALLREGFDHKEGLTSSAISADMVHEGDMSDDLNKEKGQANLPTSTSMVAQSAPLTPRTGLRRVLSDGERPLMLTLSDTLETAWTGENLIGGAIAKEKTCPVPDVAVGNSSNVSPVLDHAEALNGKLAHYVSPALSTKGSENMDDTVSWLKMPFLNVYRSLNKNFLSSAQKFDTLGEYNPVYISSFRELELEGGARLLLPVGDNDTVIPVYDDEPTSLIAYALVSSDYKMQTSDELERAKDSGDVMAQVSLTDPITMHPDDDTVSETHRSLGSTEESILSMSGSRGSLGLDPLSYTKALHARVSFGDDGPLGKVKYSVTCYYAKRFEALRKMCCPSELDFVRSLSRCKKWGAQGGKSNVFFAKTLDDRFIIKQVTKTELESFIKFAPAYFKYLSESISSGSPTCLAKILGIYQVMSKHVKGGKETKMNVLMMENLLFGRTVTRVYDLKGSSRSRYNPDSSGSNKVLLDQNLIETMPTSPIFVGNKAKRLLERAVWNDTAFLASIDVMDYSLLVGVDEEKHELVLGIIDFMRQYTWDKHLETWVKASGILGGPKNASPTVISPKQYKKRFRKAMTTYFLMVPDQWSPPTIVPSTSQSDFGEEAAYGGASVE; encoded by the exons ATGGCTGCCCCCCATAAGTTTTTCCCTCAGTTTATTTCCTTTCTGAAATCATGGATACCTTGGCGGTCGGAGCCGGCTAATGTTTCCAGGGATTTTTGGATGCCTGATGATAGCTGTAGGGTATGCTACGAGTGTGATGCACAGTTCACTGTGTTTAACCGTAAACATCATTGTCGACTCTGTGGACGAGTTTTCTGTGCCAAGTGTACAGGAAACTCAATACCTGCCCCAAGGATAGACCGGGAAGAGAGGGAAAGGATTCGTGTCTGCAATTTTTGTTACAAGCAACATGAGCAACGCGTAGCAGCTACTCATGAAAATGGAATACAGATTGCTCTTCTAGATCTTAGTATCTCACCATCAGAAACAAGTTTTACTAGCTTCAAGTCATGTGGCACTGGTAACAGCAGTAGCTTCACTCTTAACTCAGTCCCATACTCAACTGGACCATACCAACGGCTTCAGAAGAGCTCCGGTCTTAGCCCCTGTCAATCATCTCTCATGGAACCAAGCACAGAAAAGCACAACAAATATGCCTCCTGGAGGACCAATGATTTTGTTGCAGATGATTCATCTCCAAATCATTATGCAATTTCAACAACCAG GAGTGATGATGAGGATGTTGATTATGGGACATATCATTCAGATTCTAAGAATTATTCTCAAGTTAATGATTACTATGATCATGTTGAGTTTTATGACATGAGCAATCCTGATGAATCACATAAGGTGGATATTGACAGTCAAAACATCAATGCGAAGCATTTAAGTAGCTCCCCATTGCTTCACAGTTTTGACTCGCAGGGTTTGGATGAAATTCCGTcacttgaaaagaaagaagatgagCATGATATCGGTGATGAATGTGCTTCCTCTTTATGTTCGGCAGGGGATGTTGCCATAGAATCTGTGGATTTTGAGAAAAATGTCCTTCTCTGGCTCCCCCCTGAaccagaagatgaagaagatgaaagagAAACTGTTCttcttgatgatgatgattatgatgatggtgatgctGCAGGAGAGTGGGGAACCTTCCGCACATCAAGTAGTTTTGGCAGTGGAGAGTCTCGCAATAGGGATCGCTCAGGCGAGGAGCATAAAAAGGTGATGAAGAATGTGGTTGATGGACACTTTAGGGCTTTGGTTGCTCAGCTATTGCAGGTTGAAAACCTCCTCCCTGTAGGTAAAGAATGTGAAAATGAAAGTTGGTTGGAGATCATTACATATCTGTCATGGGAGGCTGCTACACTATTAAAGCCAGATATGAGCAAAGGCGGAGGCATGGATCCTGGTGGTtatgtaaaagtaaaatgtATAGCTTCTGGACGTCCATCTGACAG TATGGTCGTCAAAGGAGTTGTTTGTAAGAAAAATGTGGCTCATCGGAGAATGGCATCTAAAATGGAGAAACCTCGATTCATGATTCTTGGTGGCGCTCTTGAGTACCAGCGAGTTTCTAACCTATTATCAAGTTTTGATACTCTTGTACAGCAG GAGATGGACCATTTAAAGATGGCAGTAGCAAAGATAGAAGCACACCACCCTGATGTCCTTCTGGTGGAGAAGTCAGTTTCCCGATATGCTCAGGAATATCTCCTTGCAAAAGACATATCGCTTGTTCTTAATATCAAGAGGCCACTTTTAGAGCGCATAGCTCGCTGCACAGGTGCTCAAATAGTTCCTTCTATCGATCATCTTTCTACGCAGAAGTTGGGGTACTGTGACACATTTCATGTGGAGAGGTTCCTGGAAGATCTTGGTTCTGCTGGTCAGGGTGGGAATAAACTGGTGAAGACATTGATGTATTTAGAAGGCTGCCCAAAACCATTGGGTTGTACT ATTTTACTCAGAGGGGCCAACATGGATGAGTTGAAAAAAGTGAAGCATGTGGTTCAGTATGGGGTTTTTGCAGCATATCACTTGGCTTTGGAGACATCCTTCCTTGCTGATGAAGGAGCCTCTCTGCCTGAACTCCCATTCCAGTCACCGATTACAGTGGCACTTCCAGACAAACCATCAAGTATTGAGAGGTCCATCTCAACAGTACCTGGTTTTATAGTTGGTGCCAATGGAAAGTCTCTAGGAGCTCAACATCAGAGTGAACCATTAAGAGCCAACAGTGTCCCGATTTCAGATTTTGAGTCAGCAATTAGGAGTAGACCACCATGTTTACTAACTGGTCGTAGCTCTCTACCTGTTCGTCTGACTTCAAGTTCCACCAATTCTACTGGTTTACACTCTACTCCACCCGGGAACGGTGTTACTTTTCATATCAGTGATGATCAGAATGAAACTTCTGCAACCAAATCTGGCTCTGATATGTCTAATCATCTTACTGCAAATAACATGGGATCTTCAGAGGCCATGGGACAAGGTATTCTGTCTGCTATCCATAATGATCAGCTAGGTAGTTCTGACAATCAAATGCTGCATCAAGATGGTCAAACTAATGCTTCAGATGCAGGAACTTTGAATGAAGAGTTCCCTCCGTCACCTGCTGACCATCAGAGTATCTTAGTTTCCTTGTCATCTCGATGCGTGTGGAAGGGGACTGTCTGTGAGAGGTCACATCTGTTCCGAATTAAATACTACGGAAGTTTTGACAAACCTTTAGGACGGTTTTTGCGAGACCATTTATTTGATcag ACCTATCAATGCCATTCTTGCGAGATGCCATCAGAGGCACATGTTCATTGTTATACTCACCAACAGGGTACACTCACTATATCTGTTAAGAAGCTGGGAGAAAATTTCTTACCAGGTGAAAAGGAAGGGAAGATCTGGATGTGGCACAGATGTTTGAGGTGTCCAAGGATCGGTGGATTTCCTCCGGCTACTCGGAGAATAGTGATGTCTGATGCTGCATGGGGTTTGTCATTTGGGAAGTTTTTGGAGCTCAGTTTCTCAAACCACGCAGCTGCAAGCAGGGTGGCGAGCTGTGGCCATTCCTTACATAGAGATTGTCTTCGTTTCTATGG ATTTGGGAAAATGGTTGCTTGCTTTCGGTATGCATCCATTTATGTTCATTCTGTCTATCTTCCACCCTCAAAACTGGATTTCATTTCCATGAAGCAGGAGTGGATACAAAAAGAAACTAATGAG GTTGTTGATCGAGCAGAGCTTCTTTTCTCTGAAGTGCTTAATGCTCTTCGTCAAATTGCGGAGAAAAGATCTGGTTCAGGGTCAGTCAGTGGTGGCATTATATCAGCTGAATCCCGACATCAAATAGTGGAACTGGAAGGAATGTTACAGAAGGAGAAGGTGGAATTTGAG GAGTTGCTCGAGAAAACTTTGAAGAGAGAACATAAGAAGGGCCAACTTAATATTGACATTCTGGATATCAATCGATTGCGGAGGCAGTTATTTTTCCAATCATACATGTGGGACCACCGCTTGGTTTATGCAGCCAGTGTAAATGAAAACAGCTTCCAGGATAGTTTAGATAACAACAGCTTCCATGAGAGTTTGAGCAGCTCAGTTCCAGATGAGCAGAAACCCATGGCTACAAATGAAAAGCTTGCTGTGACGGACATAGATATAAAGCCAGGAAAAGGCTATAATAGTTGTGATTCCTTTCTGGTGGATGCACTGCTTCGTGAGGGCTTTGACCACAAGGAAGGCCTTACTAGCTCTGCTATTAGTGCTGACATGGTTCATGAAGGAGACATGAGCGATGATCTGAATAAGGAAAAAGGTCAAGCTAATCTGCCCACTAGTACAAGTATGGTTGCTCAATCTGCTCCTTTGACACCAAGGACAGGTCTTCGTAGGGTCCTATCTGATGGCGAGCGTCCTCTCATGCTGACTTTGTCAGATACCCTTGAGACTGCATGGACTGGTGAAAATCTCATTGGAGGTGCAATAGCAAAGGAAAAGACCTGTCCAGTTCCTGATGTGGCTGTGGGAAATTCTTCAAATGTCTCTCCAGTTTTAGACCATGCAGAAGCCCTAAATGGGAAACTTGCCCATTATGTGTCACCTGCATTGTCAACCAAGGGGTCTGAGAATATGGACGACACAGTCAGCTGGTTAAAAATGCCGTTTTTAAATGTTTACCGTTCACTAAATAAGAATTTTTTATCTTCTGCTCAGAAGTTTGATACACTTGGTGAGTACAATCCAGTCTATATTTCATCCTTTCGGGAGTTGGAACTGGAAGGTGGTGCTAGGCTCCTCTTGCCTGTGGGTGATAACGATACTGTTATCCCTGTATATGATGATGAGCCCACAAGTCTTATAGCCTATGCGCTTGTGTCATCAGATTACAAAATGCAAACCAGTGATGAGCTGGAAAGAGCAAAAGATTCTGGGGACGTTATGGCCCAAGTATCTTTAACTGATCCAATCACTATGCATCCAGATGATGACACTGTTTCGGAAACTCATAGGAGTCTTGGGTCTACTGAGGAGAGCATATTATCAATGTCTGGATCTCGTGGCTCCCTGGGTTTGGATCCACTTTCATATACAAAGGCTTTGCATGCAAGAGTGTCTTTTGGAGATGATGGCCCTCTTGGTAAGGTTAAGTACTCTGTCACATGTTATTATGCAAAGCGTTTTGAAGCCTTGAGGAAGATGTGTTGTCCCTCTGAGCTGGACTTTGTAAGATCCCTAAGTCGTTGTAAAAAGTGGGGAGCCCAAGGTGGCAAGAGCAATGTCTTCTTTGCAAAAACCTTGGATGACCGGTTTATCATCAAACAAGTCACCAAGACAGAGCTGGAATCTTTCATTAAGTTTGCTCCTGCATATTTCAAGTACCTCTCTGAGTCAATTAGCTCAGGAAGTCCAACCTGCCTGGCAAAAATTCTGGGGATATATCAG GTTATGTCAAAGCATGTTAAGGGagggaaagaaacaaagatgaATGTTTTGATGATGGAGAATCTTCTGTTTGGAAGGACTGTAACGCGTGTCTATGATCTCAAAGGATCTTCAAGATCAAGGTATAATCCTGATTCTAGTGGGAGCAACAAGGTTCTGCTGGATCAGAACTTGATAGAGACAATGCCGACATCTCCAATATTTGTGGGAAACAAAGCAAAGCGGCTGTTGGAGAGAGCTGTCTGGAATGATACTGCTTTTCTTGCC TCAATTGATGTAATGGATTATTCATTACTGGTTGGGGTGGATGAAGAGAAGCATGAGCTAGTACTTGGGATCATTGATTTCATGAGGCAGTATACATGGGATAAGCACCTTGAAACGTGGGTAAAAGCTTCAGGAATCCTTGGTGGACCAAAGAACGCTTCGCCGACTGTAATTTCACCAAAGCAATACAAGAAAAGGTTCAGGAAGGCCATGACAACCTATTTTCTGATGGTTCCAGATCAGTGGTCTCCTCCAACTATTGTTCCAAGTACATCCCAGTCTGATTTTGGTGAAGAGGCTGCATACGGGGGTGCCTCGGTTGAATGA
- the LOC126800505 gene encoding 1-phosphatidylinositol-3-phosphate 5-kinase FAB1B isoform X2 has translation MAAPHKFFPQFISFLKSWIPWRSEPANVSRDFWMPDDSCRVCYECDAQFTVFNRKHHCRLCGRVFCAKCTGNSIPAPRIDREERERIRVCNFCYKQHEQRVAATHENGIQIALLDLSISPSETSFTSFKSCGTGNSSSFTLNSVPYSTGPYQRLQKSSGLSPCQSSLMEPSTEKHNKYASWRTNDFVADDSSPNHYAISTTRSDDEDVDYGTYHSDSKNYSQVNDYYDHVEFYDMSNPDESHKVDIDSQNINAKHLSSSPLLHSFDSQGLDEIPSLEKKEDEHDIGDECASSLCSAGDVAIESVDFEKNVLLWLPPEPEDEEDERETVLLDDDDYDDGDAAGEWGTFRTSSSFGSGESRNRDRSGEEHKKVMKNVVDGHFRALVAQLLQVENLLPVGKECENESWLEIITYLSWEAATLLKPDMSKGGGMDPGGYVKVKCIASGRPSDSMVVKGVVCKKNVAHRRMASKMEKPRFMILGGALEYQRVSNLLSSFDTLVQQEMDHLKMAVAKIEAHHPDVLLVEKSVSRYAQEYLLAKDISLVLNIKRPLLERIARCTGAQIVPSIDHLSTQKLGYCDTFHVERFLEDLGSAGQGGNKLVKTLMYLEGCPKPLGCTILLRGANMDELKKVKHVVQYGVFAAYHLALETSFLADEGASLPELPFQSPITVALPDKPSSIERSISTVPGFIVGANGKSLGAQHQSEPLRANSVPISDFESAIRSRPPCLLTGRSSLPVRLTSSSTNSTGLHSTPPGNGVTFHISDDQNETSATKSGSDMSNHLTANNMGSSEAMGQDAGTLNEEFPPSPADHQSILVSLSSRCVWKGTVCERSHLFRIKYYGSFDKPLGRFLRDHLFDQTYQCHSCEMPSEAHVHCYTHQQGTLTISVKKLGENFLPGEKEGKIWMWHRCLRCPRIGGFPPATRRIVMSDAAWGLSFGKFLELSFSNHAAASRVASCGHSLHRDCLRFYGFGKMVACFRYASIYVHSVYLPPSKLDFISMKQEWIQKETNEVVDRAELLFSEVLNALRQIAEKRSGSGSVSGGIISAESRHQIVELEGMLQKEKVEFEELLEKTLKREHKKGQLNIDILDINRLRRQLFFQSYMWDHRLVYAASVNENSFQDSLDNNSFHESLSSSVPDEQKPMATNEKLAVTDIDIKPGKGYNSCDSFLVDALLREGFDHKEGLTSSAISADMVHEGDMSDDLNKEKGQANLPTSTSMVAQSAPLTPRTGLRRVLSDGERPLMLTLSDTLETAWTGENLIGGAIAKEKTCPVPDVAVGNSSNVSPVLDHAEALNGKLAHYVSPALSTKGSENMDDTVSWLKMPFLNVYRSLNKNFLSSAQKFDTLGEYNPVYISSFRELELEGGARLLLPVGDNDTVIPVYDDEPTSLIAYALVSSDYKMQTSDELERAKDSGDVMAQVSLTDPITMHPDDDTVSETHRSLGSTEESILSMSGSRGSLGLDPLSYTKALHARVSFGDDGPLGKVKYSVTCYYAKRFEALRKMCCPSELDFVRSLSRCKKWGAQGGKSNVFFAKTLDDRFIIKQVTKTELESFIKFAPAYFKYLSESISSGSPTCLAKILGIYQVMSKHVKGGKETKMNVLMMENLLFGRTVTRVYDLKGSSRSRYNPDSSGSNKVLLDQNLIETMPTSPIFVGNKAKRLLERAVWNDTAFLASIDVMDYSLLVGVDEEKHELVLGIIDFMRQYTWDKHLETWVKASGILGGPKNASPTVISPKQYKKRFRKAMTTYFLMVPDQWSPPTIVPSTSQSDFGEEAAYGGASVE, from the exons ATGGCTGCCCCCCATAAGTTTTTCCCTCAGTTTATTTCCTTTCTGAAATCATGGATACCTTGGCGGTCGGAGCCGGCTAATGTTTCCAGGGATTTTTGGATGCCTGATGATAGCTGTAGGGTATGCTACGAGTGTGATGCACAGTTCACTGTGTTTAACCGTAAACATCATTGTCGACTCTGTGGACGAGTTTTCTGTGCCAAGTGTACAGGAAACTCAATACCTGCCCCAAGGATAGACCGGGAAGAGAGGGAAAGGATTCGTGTCTGCAATTTTTGTTACAAGCAACATGAGCAACGCGTAGCAGCTACTCATGAAAATGGAATACAGATTGCTCTTCTAGATCTTAGTATCTCACCATCAGAAACAAGTTTTACTAGCTTCAAGTCATGTGGCACTGGTAACAGCAGTAGCTTCACTCTTAACTCAGTCCCATACTCAACTGGACCATACCAACGGCTTCAGAAGAGCTCCGGTCTTAGCCCCTGTCAATCATCTCTCATGGAACCAAGCACAGAAAAGCACAACAAATATGCCTCCTGGAGGACCAATGATTTTGTTGCAGATGATTCATCTCCAAATCATTATGCAATTTCAACAACCAG GAGTGATGATGAGGATGTTGATTATGGGACATATCATTCAGATTCTAAGAATTATTCTCAAGTTAATGATTACTATGATCATGTTGAGTTTTATGACATGAGCAATCCTGATGAATCACATAAGGTGGATATTGACAGTCAAAACATCAATGCGAAGCATTTAAGTAGCTCCCCATTGCTTCACAGTTTTGACTCGCAGGGTTTGGATGAAATTCCGTcacttgaaaagaaagaagatgagCATGATATCGGTGATGAATGTGCTTCCTCTTTATGTTCGGCAGGGGATGTTGCCATAGAATCTGTGGATTTTGAGAAAAATGTCCTTCTCTGGCTCCCCCCTGAaccagaagatgaagaagatgaaagagAAACTGTTCttcttgatgatgatgattatgatgatggtgatgctGCAGGAGAGTGGGGAACCTTCCGCACATCAAGTAGTTTTGGCAGTGGAGAGTCTCGCAATAGGGATCGCTCAGGCGAGGAGCATAAAAAGGTGATGAAGAATGTGGTTGATGGACACTTTAGGGCTTTGGTTGCTCAGCTATTGCAGGTTGAAAACCTCCTCCCTGTAGGTAAAGAATGTGAAAATGAAAGTTGGTTGGAGATCATTACATATCTGTCATGGGAGGCTGCTACACTATTAAAGCCAGATATGAGCAAAGGCGGAGGCATGGATCCTGGTGGTtatgtaaaagtaaaatgtATAGCTTCTGGACGTCCATCTGACAG TATGGTCGTCAAAGGAGTTGTTTGTAAGAAAAATGTGGCTCATCGGAGAATGGCATCTAAAATGGAGAAACCTCGATTCATGATTCTTGGTGGCGCTCTTGAGTACCAGCGAGTTTCTAACCTATTATCAAGTTTTGATACTCTTGTACAGCAG GAGATGGACCATTTAAAGATGGCAGTAGCAAAGATAGAAGCACACCACCCTGATGTCCTTCTGGTGGAGAAGTCAGTTTCCCGATATGCTCAGGAATATCTCCTTGCAAAAGACATATCGCTTGTTCTTAATATCAAGAGGCCACTTTTAGAGCGCATAGCTCGCTGCACAGGTGCTCAAATAGTTCCTTCTATCGATCATCTTTCTACGCAGAAGTTGGGGTACTGTGACACATTTCATGTGGAGAGGTTCCTGGAAGATCTTGGTTCTGCTGGTCAGGGTGGGAATAAACTGGTGAAGACATTGATGTATTTAGAAGGCTGCCCAAAACCATTGGGTTGTACT ATTTTACTCAGAGGGGCCAACATGGATGAGTTGAAAAAAGTGAAGCATGTGGTTCAGTATGGGGTTTTTGCAGCATATCACTTGGCTTTGGAGACATCCTTCCTTGCTGATGAAGGAGCCTCTCTGCCTGAACTCCCATTCCAGTCACCGATTACAGTGGCACTTCCAGACAAACCATCAAGTATTGAGAGGTCCATCTCAACAGTACCTGGTTTTATAGTTGGTGCCAATGGAAAGTCTCTAGGAGCTCAACATCAGAGTGAACCATTAAGAGCCAACAGTGTCCCGATTTCAGATTTTGAGTCAGCAATTAGGAGTAGACCACCATGTTTACTAACTGGTCGTAGCTCTCTACCTGTTCGTCTGACTTCAAGTTCCACCAATTCTACTGGTTTACACTCTACTCCACCCGGGAACGGTGTTACTTTTCATATCAGTGATGATCAGAATGAAACTTCTGCAACCAAATCTGGCTCTGATATGTCTAATCATCTTACTGCAAATAACATGGGATCTTCAGAGGCCATGGGACAAG ATGCAGGAACTTTGAATGAAGAGTTCCCTCCGTCACCTGCTGACCATCAGAGTATCTTAGTTTCCTTGTCATCTCGATGCGTGTGGAAGGGGACTGTCTGTGAGAGGTCACATCTGTTCCGAATTAAATACTACGGAAGTTTTGACAAACCTTTAGGACGGTTTTTGCGAGACCATTTATTTGATcag ACCTATCAATGCCATTCTTGCGAGATGCCATCAGAGGCACATGTTCATTGTTATACTCACCAACAGGGTACACTCACTATATCTGTTAAGAAGCTGGGAGAAAATTTCTTACCAGGTGAAAAGGAAGGGAAGATCTGGATGTGGCACAGATGTTTGAGGTGTCCAAGGATCGGTGGATTTCCTCCGGCTACTCGGAGAATAGTGATGTCTGATGCTGCATGGGGTTTGTCATTTGGGAAGTTTTTGGAGCTCAGTTTCTCAAACCACGCAGCTGCAAGCAGGGTGGCGAGCTGTGGCCATTCCTTACATAGAGATTGTCTTCGTTTCTATGG ATTTGGGAAAATGGTTGCTTGCTTTCGGTATGCATCCATTTATGTTCATTCTGTCTATCTTCCACCCTCAAAACTGGATTTCATTTCCATGAAGCAGGAGTGGATACAAAAAGAAACTAATGAG GTTGTTGATCGAGCAGAGCTTCTTTTCTCTGAAGTGCTTAATGCTCTTCGTCAAATTGCGGAGAAAAGATCTGGTTCAGGGTCAGTCAGTGGTGGCATTATATCAGCTGAATCCCGACATCAAATAGTGGAACTGGAAGGAATGTTACAGAAGGAGAAGGTGGAATTTGAG GAGTTGCTCGAGAAAACTTTGAAGAGAGAACATAAGAAGGGCCAACTTAATATTGACATTCTGGATATCAATCGATTGCGGAGGCAGTTATTTTTCCAATCATACATGTGGGACCACCGCTTGGTTTATGCAGCCAGTGTAAATGAAAACAGCTTCCAGGATAGTTTAGATAACAACAGCTTCCATGAGAGTTTGAGCAGCTCAGTTCCAGATGAGCAGAAACCCATGGCTACAAATGAAAAGCTTGCTGTGACGGACATAGATATAAAGCCAGGAAAAGGCTATAATAGTTGTGATTCCTTTCTGGTGGATGCACTGCTTCGTGAGGGCTTTGACCACAAGGAAGGCCTTACTAGCTCTGCTATTAGTGCTGACATGGTTCATGAAGGAGACATGAGCGATGATCTGAATAAGGAAAAAGGTCAAGCTAATCTGCCCACTAGTACAAGTATGGTTGCTCAATCTGCTCCTTTGACACCAAGGACAGGTCTTCGTAGGGTCCTATCTGATGGCGAGCGTCCTCTCATGCTGACTTTGTCAGATACCCTTGAGACTGCATGGACTGGTGAAAATCTCATTGGAGGTGCAATAGCAAAGGAAAAGACCTGTCCAGTTCCTGATGTGGCTGTGGGAAATTCTTCAAATGTCTCTCCAGTTTTAGACCATGCAGAAGCCCTAAATGGGAAACTTGCCCATTATGTGTCACCTGCATTGTCAACCAAGGGGTCTGAGAATATGGACGACACAGTCAGCTGGTTAAAAATGCCGTTTTTAAATGTTTACCGTTCACTAAATAAGAATTTTTTATCTTCTGCTCAGAAGTTTGATACACTTGGTGAGTACAATCCAGTCTATATTTCATCCTTTCGGGAGTTGGAACTGGAAGGTGGTGCTAGGCTCCTCTTGCCTGTGGGTGATAACGATACTGTTATCCCTGTATATGATGATGAGCCCACAAGTCTTATAGCCTATGCGCTTGTGTCATCAGATTACAAAATGCAAACCAGTGATGAGCTGGAAAGAGCAAAAGATTCTGGGGACGTTATGGCCCAAGTATCTTTAACTGATCCAATCACTATGCATCCAGATGATGACACTGTTTCGGAAACTCATAGGAGTCTTGGGTCTACTGAGGAGAGCATATTATCAATGTCTGGATCTCGTGGCTCCCTGGGTTTGGATCCACTTTCATATACAAAGGCTTTGCATGCAAGAGTGTCTTTTGGAGATGATGGCCCTCTTGGTAAGGTTAAGTACTCTGTCACATGTTATTATGCAAAGCGTTTTGAAGCCTTGAGGAAGATGTGTTGTCCCTCTGAGCTGGACTTTGTAAGATCCCTAAGTCGTTGTAAAAAGTGGGGAGCCCAAGGTGGCAAGAGCAATGTCTTCTTTGCAAAAACCTTGGATGACCGGTTTATCATCAAACAAGTCACCAAGACAGAGCTGGAATCTTTCATTAAGTTTGCTCCTGCATATTTCAAGTACCTCTCTGAGTCAATTAGCTCAGGAAGTCCAACCTGCCTGGCAAAAATTCTGGGGATATATCAG GTTATGTCAAAGCATGTTAAGGGagggaaagaaacaaagatgaATGTTTTGATGATGGAGAATCTTCTGTTTGGAAGGACTGTAACGCGTGTCTATGATCTCAAAGGATCTTCAAGATCAAGGTATAATCCTGATTCTAGTGGGAGCAACAAGGTTCTGCTGGATCAGAACTTGATAGAGACAATGCCGACATCTCCAATATTTGTGGGAAACAAAGCAAAGCGGCTGTTGGAGAGAGCTGTCTGGAATGATACTGCTTTTCTTGCC TCAATTGATGTAATGGATTATTCATTACTGGTTGGGGTGGATGAAGAGAAGCATGAGCTAGTACTTGGGATCATTGATTTCATGAGGCAGTATACATGGGATAAGCACCTTGAAACGTGGGTAAAAGCTTCAGGAATCCTTGGTGGACCAAAGAACGCTTCGCCGACTGTAATTTCACCAAAGCAATACAAGAAAAGGTTCAGGAAGGCCATGACAACCTATTTTCTGATGGTTCCAGATCAGTGGTCTCCTCCAACTATTGTTCCAAGTACATCCCAGTCTGATTTTGGTGAAGAGGCTGCATACGGGGGTGCCTCGGTTGAATGA